The proteins below are encoded in one region of Candidatus Eisenbacteria bacterium:
- a CDS encoding SpoIIE family protein phosphatase: MPLLLWGAALSFSLGALIMVLGVALFRADPRQRLNRVAAVMLAFAGLASLEVGVELSARAVNAPVSRAQADLGRYITLVWQFFFPSLLLFVLLFPQEVKWFRRIPSVGALIFLPYIIHLALAVVAEQSQGTFFLPSPRGSSDWLGGPVRTLRLVLMLFYDAHVFLFSLVNLAYVGGTAAVLWGRLAEMRSPRLKAQLRVMAWGLGLCLGLYVLAEPLPNIFGIRAFVQGGLRPALVAVALALGSGSIAYAIVRHKLLDAGLILRRSILFLLPALALSMATILVSGFVKDVFTRWGAFDWRLVEPLLLVLALSTLQPLVQRVEDVVEGYLGRDRREGRTVLQALSRDIVTILDIRALAERLAGSVGESLLVERCALFRRDGVGFVPLAAYDSERRAQPGRELAGDPRITRCGELLLAETLGEGPQDLRDLSDPSTPGWPDRVSAEAFRLAAGGSGLQLFVPVEHGGNVLGVLALGRKHTRGRFTNEDLALLSTLANQTGAAMRNATLYAESLRRVALEEELALARQIQTGYLPSSFPVWERVEVFGLNQPSREVGGDYFDVLDLGTCALFVVADVSGKGVPAALIMSMMQASLRTQAHELRSVSDMLARINQLMLQSGAEGRFATCFLGCLDLGTLELTYCNAGHNPPMLHRASGRVETLADGGLILGSFHDARLFDGFTRLAPGDRLVLYTDGVTEAVDSAGRLFGEERLEEFLTRAPRHWSGEELAGCLRDEVHRFSGGSELADDMTLMVVQVPVKAGEGVLREKVPVPS; this comes from the coding sequence ATGCCCCTCCTTCTGTGGGGCGCCGCCCTGAGCTTTTCGCTGGGTGCGCTCATCATGGTGCTGGGCGTGGCGCTCTTCCGCGCCGACCCGCGCCAGAGGCTGAACCGTGTCGCCGCGGTGATGCTCGCCTTCGCCGGGCTGGCCTCCCTGGAGGTCGGCGTGGAGCTTTCCGCTCGCGCCGTGAACGCCCCGGTGAGTCGCGCCCAGGCCGACCTCGGCCGCTACATCACCCTGGTGTGGCAGTTTTTCTTCCCGTCGCTGCTGCTGTTCGTGTTGCTCTTCCCCCAGGAAGTGAAGTGGTTCCGGCGTATCCCCTCGGTGGGGGCGCTGATCTTCCTGCCCTACATCATCCACCTGGCGCTGGCGGTGGTGGCGGAGCAGAGCCAGGGGACGTTCTTCCTGCCCAGCCCGCGGGGCTCCTCCGACTGGCTGGGCGGGCCGGTGCGCACCCTGCGCCTGGTGCTGATGCTCTTCTACGACGCACACGTGTTCCTGTTCTCGCTGGTGAACCTGGCCTACGTGGGTGGCACCGCGGCGGTGCTGTGGGGACGCCTCGCGGAGATGCGCAGCCCGAGGCTCAAGGCGCAACTGCGCGTGATGGCCTGGGGCCTGGGGTTGTGCCTGGGCCTGTACGTGCTGGCCGAGCCACTGCCCAACATCTTCGGCATCCGGGCCTTCGTCCAGGGCGGCCTGCGGCCGGCCCTGGTGGCGGTGGCGCTGGCGCTGGGCTCGGGCTCGATCGCCTACGCCATCGTCCGCCACAAGCTGCTGGACGCCGGACTGATCCTGCGGCGGAGCATCCTGTTCCTGCTGCCCGCGCTGGCGCTGTCCATGGCCACCATCCTGGTCTCCGGCTTCGTGAAGGACGTGTTCACCCGGTGGGGCGCGTTCGACTGGCGCCTGGTGGAGCCGCTGCTGCTGGTGCTGGCGCTCTCCACGCTGCAGCCGCTGGTGCAGCGCGTGGAGGACGTGGTGGAGGGCTACCTCGGCCGCGACCGACGGGAGGGGCGCACGGTGCTGCAGGCGCTCTCGCGCGACATCGTGACCATCCTGGACATCCGCGCGCTCGCCGAGCGGCTGGCCGGGTCGGTGGGGGAGTCCCTGCTGGTGGAGCGCTGCGCCCTGTTCCGGCGCGACGGCGTGGGGTTCGTCCCGCTCGCGGCCTATGACAGCGAGAGGCGTGCACAGCCCGGCCGCGAGCTGGCGGGAGATCCCAGGATCACGCGCTGCGGTGAGCTGCTGCTCGCGGAGACTCTGGGCGAGGGGCCCCAGGACCTGCGCGACCTCTCGGACCCGTCCACGCCGGGCTGGCCCGACCGGGTGTCCGCCGAGGCCTTCCGGCTGGCAGCGGGCGGATCCGGGCTGCAACTGTTCGTTCCGGTGGAGCACGGCGGCAACGTCCTGGGGGTGCTGGCGCTGGGCCGCAAGCACACCCGCGGGCGGTTCACCAACGAGGACCTGGCGCTGCTGTCCACGCTGGCCAACCAGACGGGCGCGGCGATGCGCAACGCCACGTTGTACGCCGAGAGCCTGCGCCGCGTGGCGCTGGAGGAGGAGCTGGCGCTGGCCCGCCAGATCCAGACCGGTTACCTGCCCTCCAGCTTCCCGGTCTGGGAGCGCGTGGAGGTGTTCGGGCTGAACCAGCCCTCGCGGGAGGTCGGCGGCGACTACTTCGACGTGCTGGACCTGGGTACCTGCGCGCTCTTCGTGGTGGCCGACGTGAGCGGCAAGGGCGTGCCCGCGGCGCTGATCATGAGCATGATGCAGGCGTCGCTGCGCACCCAGGCCCACGAGCTCCGCAGCGTGAGCGACATGCTGGCGCGCATCAACCAGCTGATGCTCCAGAGCGGCGCCGAGGGCCGCTTCGCCACCTGCTTCCTGGGCTGCCTGGACCTCGGTACGCTGGAGCTCACCTACTGCAACGCCGGTCACAACCCGCCCATGCTGCACCGCGCCTCGGGCCGGGTGGAAACCCTGGCCGACGGCGGCCTGATCCTGGGCTCGTTCCACGACGCCCGTCTCTTCGATGGCTTCACCCGGCTGGCCCCCGGCGACCGCCTGGTGCTCTACACCGACGGCGTCACCGAGGCGGTGGACTCCGCCGGCCGGCTGTTCGGGGAGGAACGACTCGAGGAGTTCCTGACCCGGGCCCCGCGCCACTGGAGCGGCGAGGAACTGGCGGGCTGCCTGCGTGACGAAGTGCACCGCTTCTCCGGCGGCTCCGAGCTGGCGGACGACATGACGCTGATGGTGGTGCAGGTTCCGGTGAAGGCGGGGGAAGGGGTGTTGCGGGAGAAGGTGCCGGTCCCCTCCTGA
- a CDS encoding glycosyltransferase family 4 protein codes for MSRPSMTRAPRSRTLDTGTPDTCTPDTRTPDTRTPDTCTPDTRTPANRLPVVAYVVKMFPRFSETFIVNEILELERRGQELVIYSLKTPPPGPRHDTVARVKARVVYLPQSPWRAVAPIATAHFALLRRSPGRYLGTLGYVLERASWPAFKRFLQAGVLVRDAGPREVRHLHAHFATSATQVSMLAARLSGVTYSFTAHAKDIYLDRLDVDHLRAKLLEASFAVTVSDYNLRHLERICGREAAGRVVRIYNGIDIDRFRGVGEAREPGSVLCIGRLVEKKGIADLLEACALLLRRGADFRVRVVGEGPLREPLETRARELGLAGRVHFTGALPQEQVASDLRRAAVFALPCIVAADGNRDGLPTVILEAMASGTPVISTRVTGVPEMVQDGVTGVVVEPNQPEALAAALERILTDPALAARMGAQARRAVEEKFQLRANAGELHRLILQVVARDHRAVLLAAEADRSPGPDREPAAGMAVPGEARHA; via the coding sequence GTGAGCCGCCCGTCCATGACCCGTGCGCCCCGGAGCCGCACGCTCGACACCGGCACGCCCGACACCTGCACGCCCGACACCCGCACGCCCGACACCCGCACGCCCGACACCTGCACGCCCGACACCCGCACGCCCGCGAACCGACTGCCCGTCGTCGCCTACGTGGTGAAGATGTTCCCCCGCTTCAGCGAGACGTTCATCGTGAACGAGATCCTGGAGCTGGAGCGCCGCGGCCAGGAACTGGTGATCTACTCGCTCAAGACGCCGCCGCCCGGGCCGCGCCACGACACCGTGGCCCGGGTGAAGGCCCGCGTGGTGTACCTGCCGCAGTCTCCGTGGCGCGCGGTGGCGCCCATCGCCACGGCGCACTTCGCGCTGTTGCGGCGCAGCCCGGGCCGCTACCTGGGCACGCTGGGCTACGTGCTGGAACGCGCCAGCTGGCCGGCGTTCAAGCGTTTCCTGCAGGCCGGGGTGCTGGTGCGCGACGCGGGGCCACGGGAGGTCCGGCACCTGCATGCGCATTTCGCCACCAGCGCCACGCAGGTGTCCATGCTGGCCGCGCGCCTGTCGGGCGTGACCTACAGCTTCACCGCGCACGCCAAGGACATCTACCTCGACCGGCTGGACGTGGACCACCTGCGCGCCAAGCTGCTTGAGGCGAGCTTCGCGGTGACGGTGAGCGACTACAACCTGCGCCACCTGGAGCGAATCTGCGGCCGCGAGGCCGCCGGGCGGGTGGTGCGCATCTACAACGGCATCGACATTGACCGGTTTCGCGGAGTGGGCGAGGCGCGCGAGCCGGGGTCCGTCCTGTGCATCGGACGGCTGGTGGAGAAGAAGGGCATCGCCGACTTGTTGGAAGCGTGCGCGCTGCTGCTCCGGCGGGGCGCGGATTTCCGCGTTCGAGTGGTGGGTGAGGGCCCGCTGCGCGAGCCGCTGGAGACGCGCGCCCGCGAGCTGGGCCTGGCCGGCCGGGTGCACTTCACCGGTGCGCTGCCGCAGGAGCAGGTCGCCTCGGACCTGCGGCGGGCCGCGGTCTTCGCGCTGCCCTGCATCGTCGCCGCCGACGGCAACCGCGACGGGCTGCCCACGGTGATCCTCGAGGCCATGGCCTCCGGCACGCCCGTGATCTCCACCCGCGTCACCGGGGTCCCGGAGATGGTGCAGGACGGCGTGACCGGCGTGGTGGTGGAGCCCAACCAGCCCGAGGCGCTGGCGGCGGCGCTGGAGCGGATCCTGACCGATCCCGCACTGGCCGCGCGCATGGGCGCCCAGGCACGCCGCGCGGTGGAGGAGAAGTTCCAGTTGCGCGCCAACGCCGGGGAACTGCACCGGCTCATCCTGCAGGTGGTGGCGCGCGACCACAGAGCCGTGCTGCTTGCCGCCGAAGCGGATCGGTCACCCGGACCCGACCGGGAGCCGGCGGCCGGCATGGCGGTGCCCGGCGAAGCGAGGCACGCGTGA
- the folP gene encoding dihydropteroate synthase: protein MTPPDPGASRRVHAILNPDRPFTLMGVVNVTPDSFFDGGRYFAPGDAIARGLELRSEGADWVDVGGESTRPGSEPVSPGEEAARVVPVVAGLVSQGVAVSVDTRNVETARGALDAGATLVNDVTGLADPAMAALAADRGAAVLLMHMQGSPKTMQNAPTYADVVAEVRAFLEDRLHAAEARGIPRERLAVDPGIGFGKALEHNLRLIAGLRALCDLGVPVAVGVSRKSFLGVVTGASPTDRLAGSLAAAVCAFQNGARIFRVHDVKATRDALATSEAVRSHGT from the coding sequence ATGACACCCCCCGACCCGGGCGCGTCCAGGCGCGTTCACGCCATCCTGAACCCGGACCGCCCCTTCACCCTGATGGGTGTGGTCAATGTCACCCCCGACTCGTTCTTCGACGGCGGGCGCTACTTCGCGCCCGGGGACGCCATCGCGCGCGGCCTGGAACTGCGCTCCGAGGGCGCCGACTGGGTGGATGTCGGCGGCGAGAGCACCCGGCCCGGCTCGGAGCCCGTGAGTCCCGGGGAGGAGGCCGCCCGGGTGGTCCCGGTGGTGGCCGGGCTTGTCTCACAAGGCGTTGCAGTATCGGTGGATACGAGAAATGTGGAGACCGCTCGCGGGGCCCTGGACGCGGGGGCCACGCTGGTCAACGACGTCACCGGCCTGGCCGATCCGGCCATGGCCGCCCTGGCCGCCGATCGCGGCGCCGCGGTCCTGCTGATGCACATGCAGGGAAGCCCGAAAACAATGCAGAACGCTCCGACGTATGCCGATGTAGTGGCTGAGGTGCGCGCATTCCTCGAAGACCGCCTGCACGCGGCGGAAGCCCGGGGAATCCCGCGCGAGCGACTGGCGGTGGACCCGGGCATCGGGTTCGGCAAGGCGCTCGAGCACAACCTGCGGCTCATCGCGGGCCTGCGCGCGCTGTGCGACCTGGGCGTCCCGGTCGCCGTCGGAGTCTCCCGCAAGTCCTTCCTTGGAGTGGTCACGGGGGCGTCGCCCACGGACCGCCTCGCGGGCAGCCTCGCGGCCGCCGTGTGCGCCTTCCAGAACGGGGCCCGGATCTTCCGGGTGCACGACGTGAAGGCCACGCGCGACGCGCTGGCGACCTCGGAGGCGGTGCGAAGTCATGGGACCTGA
- a CDS encoding PQQ-like beta-propeller repeat protein — MNLTLPRRLAIWTAAVAAVLAGTTHAQPAPSAWPMYHASSSHLGRSAAASLAAPTPRWSRALPDSIWGSSPVLGPGHVAYVGCMDSALYAVYTTTGAVKWKFKAGGALQYSSPAVASDGTVYIGGMDSTFYAVEPTGMLKWKFKAGSTVRSSPAIAADGTVHVGSGDQNVYAFNPNGTLKWTRPTGGNVRSSPALGPDGTVYVGSDDGFLYALHPVDGTVVWAAALGSGVDLASPTVGPDTTIYIGATSGLFYAIRPNGTLKWVVNAKHTMYSAPAIAPGGDVVITMGSDIWDLDPATGKINWKFVATGLVRTAAAVAADGTIYGGSADGNLYALTAAGALRWTYLAGGPVYSSPAVDADGSVYFGSFDGRLHSLGSSVVAAPDTRGPARLALSVPTPNPTRGGAQLAFSAPAAGRGTLDVLSVDGRRVRRLYDGAVDNFTRSVQWDGRDESGSLATPGIYWAALHAGSGMVTRRLTVVR, encoded by the coding sequence ATGAACCTGACGCTGCCCCGTAGACTCGCGATATGGACCGCGGCGGTGGCCGCCGTACTGGCCGGCACGACCCACGCCCAGCCCGCGCCGAGCGCGTGGCCCATGTACCACGCTTCGTCCAGCCACCTGGGCCGCTCCGCCGCCGCGTCGCTGGCTGCGCCCACCCCGCGCTGGAGCCGGGCGCTGCCGGACAGCATCTGGGGATCCTCGCCGGTGCTGGGTCCGGGGCACGTGGCCTACGTGGGGTGCATGGACTCCGCGCTGTACGCCGTGTACACCACCACCGGGGCGGTGAAGTGGAAGTTCAAGGCCGGCGGCGCGCTGCAGTACTCCTCGCCGGCGGTGGCCTCCGACGGGACCGTGTACATCGGAGGCATGGACTCCACCTTCTACGCGGTGGAGCCGACCGGGATGCTGAAGTGGAAGTTCAAGGCCGGCAGCACCGTGCGCTCCTCGCCGGCGATCGCCGCGGACGGCACCGTCCACGTGGGCTCGGGGGACCAGAACGTGTACGCGTTCAACCCGAACGGCACGCTCAAGTGGACCCGCCCCACGGGTGGAAATGTGCGCTCCTCGCCGGCCCTCGGACCGGACGGCACCGTGTACGTGGGCAGCGACGACGGGTTCCTGTACGCGCTCCATCCCGTCGACGGCACGGTGGTGTGGGCGGCGGCGCTGGGCTCCGGCGTGGACCTGGCCTCGCCCACGGTGGGGCCGGACACCACGATCTACATCGGCGCCACCAGCGGGCTGTTCTACGCGATCCGTCCCAACGGCACGCTCAAGTGGGTGGTGAACGCCAAGCACACCATGTACTCCGCGCCGGCCATCGCGCCCGGCGGGGACGTGGTGATCACGATGGGCAGCGACATCTGGGACCTCGACCCCGCCACCGGGAAGATCAACTGGAAGTTCGTCGCCACGGGACTGGTCCGCACCGCGGCCGCGGTGGCAGCGGATGGGACCATCTACGGCGGCAGCGCCGACGGGAACCTCTATGCCCTCACGGCCGCCGGCGCTCTCAGGTGGACCTACCTGGCCGGAGGGCCCGTGTATTCCTCTCCCGCCGTGGACGCCGATGGCTCGGTGTACTTCGGCTCCTTCGACGGGCGCCTGCACTCCCTGGGCTCTTCCGTGGTGGCCGCGCCCGACACCCGCGGCCCCGCGCGGCTCGCCCTGTCCGTGCCCACACCCAACCCCACGCGGGGCGGAGCGCAACTGGCCTTCAGCGCCCCCGCGGCAGGCCGCGGCACGCTCGACGTGCTCTCGGTGGACGGGCGCCGGGTACGGCGCCTCTACGACGGCGCCGTGGACAATTTCACCCGCAGCGTCCAGTGGGACGGCCGCGACGAGTCCGGGAGCCTGGCGACGCCGGGCATCTACTGGGCCGCGCTCCACGCCGGCAGCGGGATGGTGACGCGCCGCCTTACGGTGGTGCGGTAG
- a CDS encoding TIGR00159 family protein — MFHLHQHWFLDVLDILLVAFLFYRLFLRVKGTRAAQMFASLIFIVLVSMLAQYLQLSALNWIFNTLKTVWVVAFVVIFQPELRGALAQLGQVPILSQLFRVGQRGVLHEVARAVEQLSERKWGGLIVLERDIGLMNYVETGSRLDAHVRSELLVTIFTPGSPLHDGAVMISGDTLLSAGSILPLSQNLPPAPRMGMRHRAALGLAEETDAVVVVVSEERRDVSLAVDGELRRNLSIVELRAALHGLLGRRRTRWLRWWRRATKSEPAAVR; from the coding sequence ATGTTCCACCTGCACCAGCACTGGTTCCTGGATGTCCTCGACATCCTCCTGGTCGCCTTCCTCTTCTACCGCCTCTTCCTGCGGGTGAAGGGCACGCGCGCGGCCCAGATGTTCGCCAGCCTGATCTTCATCGTGCTGGTGTCCATGCTGGCGCAGTACCTCCAGCTCTCCGCGCTCAACTGGATCTTCAACACACTGAAGACGGTGTGGGTGGTGGCCTTCGTGGTCATCTTCCAGCCCGAGCTGCGCGGCGCGCTGGCGCAGCTGGGGCAGGTGCCCATCCTGTCGCAGCTGTTCCGCGTGGGCCAGCGCGGCGTGCTGCACGAGGTGGCGCGCGCCGTGGAGCAGCTCTCCGAGCGCAAGTGGGGCGGGCTGATCGTGCTGGAGCGCGACATCGGCCTGATGAACTACGTGGAGACCGGCTCGCGGCTGGACGCCCATGTGCGCTCCGAGCTGCTGGTGACCATCTTCACGCCCGGCTCCCCGCTGCACGACGGCGCGGTGATGATCTCGGGCGACACCCTGCTCTCCGCCGGCAGCATCCTGCCCCTCTCGCAGAACCTGCCGCCCGCGCCGCGCATGGGGATGCGGCATCGCGCCGCCCTGGGCCTCGCCGAGGAGACCGACGCCGTGGTGGTGGTGGTGAGCGAGGAGCGCCGGGACGTCTCGCTCGCCGTGGACGGCGAGCTTCGGCGCAACCTCTCGATCGTCGAGTTGCGTGCCGCCCTGCATGGCCTCCTGGGCCGGCGCCGCACCCGCTGGCTGCGGTGGTGGCGGCGGGCGACGAAATCGGAGCCCGCAGCGGTCCGGTAG
- a CDS encoding ABC transporter ATP-binding protein, with product MNAPGDLGGFRRLWPHFAPYVRRERTGLALAALASVGLTASELLQPWPLKLVFDYALKLPRHGSVRGPLAPLAAWTPDSLLLLSAGILLAAAALSGLFGYGQTFFLSRAGQRIVTSLRERMFDHLQRLSLAFHRGSRTGDLLVRLTGDVNVLSDVLVEASMQVAGRLTLVVGMLTVMFLVDAPLTLAAVSVLPFMAWVVHRYSRRIRQAARSQRRREGAIASRAGEAIAHIALVKAFSREAEEGRRFSEESRAVLDTGVRASRLQATMQRGVEVLVAAGTGAVLWFGVHRVIAGRLTPGDLLVFTAYLKQMYRPIRDMAVLVNRLSKAHACAERVADILESEPEAEERPGLALAPRLRGEVAYEAVGFSYRDGEPVVRDVSFRVPAGARVAVVGPTGSGKSTLVGMLARFHEPRSGRVTVDGHDLRSFTLRSVREQVSLVLQEPMLFGGTLRDNIAYGRLEATQAEIEAAARAAQIHEFIESLPEGYDTAVSERGATLSGGQKQRLAVARAILRDAPLLILDEPTTGLDAESEAAVHAALQALSRGRTTFLITHRLATVANADLIVVLEDGRLAGAGSHAELLGTCDLYRRLVNHELAGHGTLVG from the coding sequence ATGAACGCCCCGGGCGACCTGGGCGGTTTCCGGCGGCTGTGGCCGCACTTCGCGCCCTACGTGCGCCGCGAGCGCACCGGCCTGGCGCTGGCGGCCCTGGCGTCCGTGGGCCTCACCGCCAGCGAGCTGCTGCAGCCCTGGCCGCTCAAGCTGGTCTTCGACTACGCGCTGAAGCTGCCCCGGCACGGCTCGGTTCGCGGGCCGCTGGCGCCGCTGGCCGCGTGGACCCCCGACTCGCTGCTGCTGCTCTCCGCGGGGATCCTGCTGGCCGCCGCCGCCCTGTCCGGGCTGTTCGGCTATGGCCAGACGTTCTTCCTGTCGCGCGCCGGCCAGCGCATCGTGACCTCGCTGCGCGAGCGCATGTTCGACCATCTCCAGCGGCTCTCGCTGGCATTCCACCGCGGCAGTCGTACTGGCGACCTGCTGGTGCGCCTCACCGGCGACGTCAACGTGCTCTCCGACGTCCTGGTGGAAGCCTCCATGCAGGTCGCCGGGCGGCTGACCCTCGTCGTGGGCATGCTGACGGTGATGTTTCTCGTGGACGCCCCGCTCACGCTGGCGGCCGTCTCGGTGCTGCCGTTCATGGCGTGGGTGGTGCACCGCTACTCGCGGCGCATCCGCCAGGCGGCGCGCAGCCAGCGCAGGCGGGAGGGCGCCATCGCCTCGCGCGCCGGCGAGGCCATCGCCCACATCGCCCTGGTGAAGGCGTTCTCGCGCGAGGCCGAGGAGGGGCGGCGCTTTTCGGAGGAGAGCCGCGCGGTGCTGGACACCGGCGTGCGCGCCAGCCGCCTCCAGGCCACCATGCAACGGGGCGTGGAAGTGCTGGTGGCCGCGGGGACCGGCGCGGTGCTGTGGTTCGGCGTGCACCGGGTGATCGCCGGCCGGCTCACCCCGGGCGACCTGCTGGTGTTCACCGCCTACCTGAAGCAGATGTACCGGCCCATCCGCGACATGGCGGTGCTGGTCAACCGCCTGTCCAAGGCCCATGCCTGCGCTGAGCGCGTGGCCGACATCCTGGAGTCCGAGCCGGAGGCGGAGGAGCGGCCCGGCCTGGCACTCGCCCCGCGCTTGCGGGGGGAGGTGGCGTACGAGGCGGTGGGCTTTTCCTACCGCGACGGTGAGCCGGTGGTGCGCGACGTGTCCTTCCGCGTCCCCGCCGGGGCGCGCGTGGCGGTGGTCGGTCCCACCGGCAGCGGCAAGTCCACGCTGGTCGGCATGCTGGCCCGCTTCCACGAGCCGCGATCCGGGCGCGTGACGGTGGACGGCCACGACCTGCGCAGCTTCACGTTGCGCTCGGTGCGCGAACAGGTGAGCCTGGTGCTGCAGGAGCCGATGCTCTTCGGCGGGACACTGCGCGACAACATCGCCTACGGGCGGCTGGAGGCCACGCAGGCCGAGATCGAGGCGGCCGCGCGCGCGGCGCAGATCCACGAGTTCATCGAGAGCCTCCCCGAGGGCTACGACACCGCCGTGAGCGAGCGGGGCGCCACGCTCTCCGGCGGGCAGAAGCAGCGCCTCGCCGTGGCCCGCGCCATCCTGCGCGACGCGCCGCTGCTGATCCTGGACGAGCCCACCACCGGGCTGGACGCCGAGAGCGAGGCCGCGGTGCATGCCGCGCTGCAGGCCCTGAGCCGCGGGCGAACCACATTCCTCATCACGCACCGCCTGGCGACCGTGGCCAACGCGGACCTGATCGTGGTCCTGGAGGACGGCCGGCTGGCCGGCGCTGGGTCCCACGCCGAGCTGCTGGGCACCTGTGACCTGTACCGCCGCCTGGTGAATCACGAGCTTGCGGGCCATGGAACCCTGGTCGGGTAG
- a CDS encoding phosphotransferase, with the protein MEPWSGSPGEFRVRAGRRTGDPVVAADAGAVAGGSAVAGGARSAVDVSHLPADPALPGLAWIATGGGGAAPPACLLRRLELVKHRPGRRMVLRAVAPGAHPEAAGRPCGERDVFLKLYHNARGERLAQRHGELRRMSARGAVAFRVPPVVGFWPAARTLALGGVPGEPIAALPEADLARAAEAAGEALASLHESGWQPGRAWSLEEEVGVLVRSMGEGAAAFSHLPRALRGVEGSPVPLHRDFHPGQVLWGGPHGVAILDWDDAASGAAAIDVGNFVAHLELEALRHAERAESYRLSSRLFATAYFRARGTHPWAELPAFIASTLVRLAGIALERRGDEREAEALRGRAREVHPD; encoded by the coding sequence ATGGAACCCTGGTCGGGTAGCCCCGGGGAGTTCCGGGTGCGGGCGGGCAGGCGCACCGGCGATCCGGTCGTCGCCGCCGATGCCGGGGCCGTCGCGGGCGGTTCCGCCGTCGCGGGCGGCGCGCGCTCCGCCGTGGATGTGTCCCACCTCCCCGCGGACCCCGCCCTCCCCGGGCTCGCGTGGATCGCGACGGGAGGTGGCGGCGCGGCGCCGCCGGCATGCCTGCTTCGGCGGCTCGAGCTGGTGAAGCACCGCCCGGGCAGGCGGATGGTGCTGCGCGCGGTCGCGCCGGGAGCGCACCCGGAGGCGGCGGGGCGGCCCTGCGGAGAGCGCGACGTCTTCCTCAAGCTCTACCACAATGCCCGCGGTGAGCGCCTGGCCCAGCGCCACGGCGAATTGCGGCGGATGAGCGCACGTGGAGCGGTGGCGTTCCGCGTTCCGCCGGTGGTCGGCTTCTGGCCCGCCGCGCGGACGCTGGCGCTGGGCGGCGTGCCGGGCGAGCCGATCGCGGCGCTGCCCGAAGCGGACCTGGCGCGCGCCGCGGAAGCGGCGGGCGAGGCGCTGGCGTCCCTGCACGAATCGGGCTGGCAGCCGGGAAGGGCCTGGTCGCTGGAGGAGGAAGTCGGGGTGCTGGTGCGCTCGATGGGCGAAGGAGCGGCCGCCTTCTCGCACCTCCCCCGCGCGCTGCGCGGCGTCGAGGGATCCCCCGTGCCGCTGCACCGTGACTTCCACCCGGGGCAGGTCCTGTGGGGCGGCCCCCACGGTGTGGCCATCCTGGACTGGGATGACGCCGCCTCCGGCGCCGCCGCCATTGACGTGGGGAACTTCGTGGCGCACTTGGAACTGGAGGCGCTGCGCCACGCGGAGCGGGCGGAATCGTACCGGCTCTCCTCTCGGTTGTTCGCCACGGCCTACTTCCGCGCGCGCGGCACCCACCCGTGGGCGGAACTGCCGGCGTTCATCGCCTCGACCCTGGTGCGTCTCGCGGGAATCGCGCTGGAGCGGCGGGGGGATGAACGGGAGGCGGAGGCGCTGCGCGGGAGGGCCCGGGAGGTGCATCCGGATTGA